A DNA window from Anastrepha ludens isolate Willacy chromosome 6, idAnaLude1.1, whole genome shotgun sequence contains the following coding sequences:
- the LOC128868752 gene encoding uncharacterized protein LOC128868752, with amino-acid sequence MAADIRASAYLSAISLNLLICIILMRGSMGNDLHISRTDAKATQTATSPTTAATTVVPAMTPMPAAITTITLLTKSSPYSTSSADVLPSNASDISNSIMLAGAASAKVRPTPMIPHQPPAIKSTGKLFNKSLPKRRKAGEISAIPVYDPTVEWKCPNVTSSRSLECGCDLPHTLRCTGDLHGLTVLASNLRVSPYTISLLDCSLRNVTFLSDAKIFEGISLYGLVISSGEIKRVHKSAFLGIKGPLQALGLPANALLSVPWNSISTLTALERLDLSNNKIKALGTSDFAGLSNLVYLELSNNQISSISQRTFMNLRKLEVLKLGGNRLGDYPTSLKALTACYSLRQLDLSANNLNGPLTATTLPGLRNLESLELNRNLIKSIQNKALQNFSGLTSLSLRHNQIDVLQDHAFYGLGTLESLDLSFNGIVAISSASLQHLTRLITLDLTHNFLRALTSDLITPLPSLQVLRLAGNDISIVAKNALDGARELKSLSMQDNPLSCDCTIRSFAEWLQVANIQSGDLISATCVTPPRLEGAPLIQVPLETLNCEMDNVEKDNANIIEQLEAITRQNHTTHIKDLSEEIVLHELHFSADYGLILTWVLNLSKNDYMCDAIFVYKEENINEILIDNSPIHCESKVLNGQNTVSVIVPDSSSLEVGESYRFCLVMVQEQNHDADLNVGCSNITKLQLSNPGSIPEVRQYQRRPFKTELPTYTDTEMSFAPIVAHTMDENLTNSKRNYNAIFEEANQSQQTTQQHTYNFLDSLNKSFLPGLGVGILVTSVVVLVWGAARIRQQSNNSRPSTPTATTCYAASEHIARLADAENGTRYLKLQATTSL; translated from the exons CGCAATTTCACTAAATTTGCTCATTTGTATCATCTTAATGCGTGGATCGATGGGCAATGATTTGCATATTTCGCGTACCGATGCGAAGGCAACACAAACAGCCACAtcaccaacaacagcagcaacaacagttgTACCTGCGATGACCCCAATGCctgcagcaataacaacaatcacTTTACTAACGAAAAGTTCACCCTATAGCACATCCTCTGCCGACGTACTGCCCAGCAATGCGAGCGACATATCCAACTCGATAATGTTGGCTGGTGCTGCCAGTGCGAAAGTCAGACCTACGCCTATGATTCCACATCAACCACCAGCCATAAAATCCACGGGAAAGCTATTCAACAAGAGTTTGCCTAAGCGGCGAAAGGCTGGCGAAATATCTGCCATTCCTGTTTACGATCCCACTGTTGAGTGGAAGTGTCCGAATGTGACGAGTTCGCGTAGTTTGGAATGTGGCTGCGATTTGCCACATACGCTCCGTTGTACGGGCGATTTGCATGGCTTAACG GTACTTGCAAGTAATTTGAGAGTGTCGCCCTATACAATCTCGCTGTTGGACTGCTCTTTGCGGAATGTGACTTTCTTGAGTGATGCAAAAATCTTCGAAGGTATTTCATTGTATGGCTTGGTAATTTCATCTGGTGAAATTAAACGAGTACATAAGTCGGCATTTTTGGGCATTAAAGGGCCGTTACAGGCTTTAG GTCTGCCCGCAAATGCACTTTTAAGTGTACCATGGAACTCCATATCCACACTGACTGCGCTCGAGCGCTTGGATTTAtccaacaataaaataaaagctttagGCACATCTGACTTCGCCGGGCTCTCCAATCTGGTCTATCTTGAGCTAAGTAACAATCAAATATCTAGCATTTCCCAGCGTACATTTATGAACTTGCGTAAGTTGGAAGTATTAAAATTGGGCGGCAATCGTCTGGGAGACTATCCAACCAGCCTTAAAGCGCTCACCGCATGCTACAGTTTACG tcaaCTTGACCTGTCAGCTAATAACCTGAATGGTCCACTCACTGCCACAACCTTGCCAGGTTTGCGAAATCTAGAATCGCTGGAACTGAATCGCAACCTCATCAAGAGCATACAAAACAAGGCGCTGCAAAATTTCTCCGGTCTTACCAGCCTTTCGTTGCGTCACAATCAAATTGATGTATTACAAGATCACGCTTTTTACGGTCTGGGTACACTTGAAAGTCTCGATCTCAGCTTCAATGGCATCGTGGCCATCTCAAGCGCTTCGCTGCAACATCTTACTCGTCTTATAACACTCGACCTCACGCATAACTTTTTGCGCGCATTGACTTCTGATCTCATCACGCCGCTACCATCACTTCAAGTGCTACGTTTGGCCGGTAATGATATTTCGATTGTGGCCAAGAATGCTTTGGATGGAGCACGTGAATTGAAGAGCCTTTCCATGCAGGATAATCCCTTGTCATGTGACTGCACCATACGCTCGTTTGCCGAGTGGTTGCAGGTGGCCAATATACAGTCGGGCGATTTGATAAGCGCTACTTGTGTGACGCCGCCACGGCTGGAGGGTGCACCGCTTATACAAGTACCATTGGAGACTTTAAACTGTGAAATGGACAATGTGGAGAAGGATAACGCTAATATAATCGAACAGTTGGAAGCGATAACGAGACAAAATCATACGACACACATTAAAGATTTATCAGAGGAG ATTGTTTTGCATGAACTGCATTTCTCGGCCGATTATGGATTAATACTCACCTGGGTACTAAATCTGAGTAAGAACGATTATATGTGCGATGCAATCTTTGTCTACAAAGAGGAGAATATCAACGAAATACTAATCGATAACTCACCG ATCCATTGCGAAAGCAAAGTTTTAAATGGCCAAAATACGGTCAGTGTCATTGTGCCAGACAGCTCTTCTTTGGAAGTTGGAGAAAG CTACCGCTTTTGTTTGGTTATGGTGCAGGAGCAAAATCACGATGCCGACTTGAATGTGGGCTGCTCAAACATCACCAAACTGCAGCTCAGTAATCCTGGTTCGATACCAGAAGTGCGACAATATCAAAGGCGCCCGTTTAAAACTGAGCTACCCACTTATACGGACACCGAAATGAGTTTCGCGCCCATTGTCGCACATACAATGGACGAGAATTTGACGAACTCCAAACGAAATTACAATGCAATTTTCGAAGAAGCAAATCAATCACAACAAACCACACAACAGCATACGTACAACTTCTTAGATTCATTGAATAAGAGTTTCCTACCCGGCCTGGGCGTTGGTATATTGGTGACCTCGGTGGTGGTACTCGTTTGGGGCGCTGCGCGAATACGACAACAGTCGAACAACAGTCGACCGAGCACGCCAACTGCCACCACCTGCTACGCGGCCTCGGAGCATATAGCGCGCCTAGCAGATGCAGAGAATGGAACGCGATACCTAAAGTTGCAGGCCACCACCAGTCTTTGA